The genomic region AAGTTGTAATTACGATCGCTCTCTGACTAAAAGCGTTAGCTTTAGTTACACATAATGAAGTCAGAAGTTAAGAGGTCAGAAGTCAGAAGTTCTCTGATGGTAAATTGCAACCTACGCGCCAAAAAGCTTAAACCCCTAGAGAATTGATTGTCGTAAACCGCTTTGGCGATCGCAATGCAAGATCGAGATTTTGCCTTCGGATCGAGTGGTTGCTTAAATGAGAGAAAGCAAAAGTAAAGTAACCTGCTTCTTGTCGGATTTACCGCTTATTACCAGTAAAAAAGGGGTGAATTTATGACCGCAAAAGTAGTCAACGGCATCAGGAATGTGGCGATCGTCGGCCCTTATTTGAGTGGTAAAACGAGTTTGCTAGAAAGCATCTTGTTTGTCACCGGAGCAATTACCCGCAAAGGTAGCATCAAAGATAAGAATACCGTAGCAGATAGTACTCCAGAAGCGCGCGATCGCCAAATGAGTGTCGAAGTCAGCGCCGCTAGCACCGAATATCAAGGCTTGCAGTTTAACTTAATAGATTGCCCTGGATCGGTCGAATTTGCTCAAGAAAGCTTAAATGCATTGATCGGGGTAGATGCAGCCATTGTAGTATGTGAAGCCGTGAGCGATCGCGCTTTAACTCTATCTCCCCTCTTCAAGTTCCTCGATGATTGGGAAATTCCCCACCTAGTCTTTATCAACAAAATGGATCGAGGTAGTAGCAGCTTCATGGATATGCTCCACGCCCTCAAAAAGGTGTCTAGCCGCCCCTTAATCCCCCATGAATACCCAATCGGTCAAGGAGAAGAATTAGTCGGCTTTATCGACCTAGTAACGGAACAAGCATATCACTACCACCCTGGCGCGCCTTCAGATCCCGTTCCCATGCCAGAATCTTTAAAAGAACAAGAACACGCAGCCAGAGCCGAAATGCTGGAAGAACTGGCTAATTTTGACGACCATTTGCTCGAAGAACTGTTAGAAGAAATCGAACCACCCCAAGAAGAAATCGTGGGTGACTTGAAAATGGAACTGGGGGCGGATTTAATCGTCCCCGTTTTTATGGGAGTAGCCGAGCAAGATTATGGCGTGCGTACCCTACTCAACGCTTTAGTTAAAGAAGCCCCAGATCCCGCTACCACAACCGAACGTCGAGGGTTAGTCCTTCACGCTGCAACTCCCCTAGCTCAAGTCATCAAAACTCAATATACTCCCCAAGGCGGGAAACTCTCTTTAGTCAGGGTTTGGCAAGGTAAAATTACTGATGGCATGACCCTCAATGGCATGAGAATCGGCGGAATTTATCAGCTTCAAGGTCAGCAACAGCATAGTTTAAATGAAGCCTCAGCCGGAGAAATAGTCGCTTTAGGCAGATTAGACGGAATTAAAACTGGAGATACCCTCACTACGGCTGGGAAGCAGCTAGAACACGAGTTACCGAGAGCAGAACAACTCAAACCCGTCTTTGCTTTAGCCATAACTCCCGAAAAACGCAACGACGAGGTGAAACTCAGCAGCGCTATAGGGAAAATGGTAGAAGAAGACCCCTCCCTAGCTTGGGAACATCACGGAGACACCCACGAAGTCATCCTCTGGGGACAAGGGGAAATTCACCTCCAAGTCGCCTTAGACAGGTTACGTCGCAAATATAATTTGCCCATGACGACTCATTTACCCCAAGTACCTTACAAAGAAACCATCCGCAAAACCGCTTCTTCAGTCCACGGACGCTATAAACATCAATCTGGCGGTCACGGTCAATTTGGAGATGTTTACCTAGATATTCAACCTTTACCACGGGGAGAAGGGTTTAATTTCCAAGAAACTATTGTCGGTGGTGCGGTTCCCAGACAGTATATTCCTGGGGTAGAAACTGGGGTCAAAGAATACTTACATCACGGTCCATTGGGTTATCCAGTGGTAGATGTAGCTGTGACTTTGACTAACGGTTCGTATCATAGTGTCGATAGTTCCGAGCAAGCTTTCAAAAATGCGGCGCGCCTAGCGATGCAAACTGGAATGAGCAAATGCGAACCGACTCTATTAGAACCAGTTTGCCAAATTGAAGTCCACGCGCCTAATGAATTTACCTCTAAGGTGCTGCAATTACTGAGTGGTCGTCGGGGACAGATTCTCGGTTATGATGGTCAGTCTGATTGGCAAGGTTGGGATAAGGTAACAGCCTATTTACCTCAAGCGGAAATGCATCACTTCATCGTCGAGTTGCGATCGCTTACTATGGGGGTAGGTTTCTTTGATTGGGAATACGACCATCTCCAAGAAGTTCCCGATAAGCTAGCCGAAAAACTCCTAGCGACTAATGGTAATGGCAATAATCATCGTTAGCTCTGATAGTGATATGTCCCACCAGCCTAGCTGGAGCTTTTTCCCTCAAAATCCGAAGCCATAGCACATCAAGTGAGTTTAATTAGATCTGGTAACTGCCAACCAGTTTAAATTAAGTATACAACCTGGCATTTTTGATGATTGGCGATCGCTCTTTTTGACTTGACCTCAAAAGGGGCGATTTATTTTATTTGCTCTAAACTAATTAGGTATCTAAAATACTCATCACGTTAATTAACCTGACTCTTAGGGTACTCTATGTAAGTGATCTTTACATTGAAGGCTCTCTCGTCTTCCGTTTAAACTATAACTACTTATATCGTGTTCAAGTCTAATTAATAACTATATTGCAATGCGACCTCAAGTGATTCTGACGATTATTTCGGGTGAACTTCAAGGTAAGCAACTAATTTTTGATGAAACCACCAGTTATACAATTGGTCGCGCCAAAAACTGCAATCTTTGCTTCCCAGATAATGATTTACACAATGGCATATCCCGCTATCATTGCTTATTAGAAATAGATCCTCCTCACGTTTATATACGAGATCTAGGTAGTACAAATGGCACTATTGTTAATAATGAGTTATTAGGTCAAGGTGATTTTGAAGGAAATCCATTGTCTGACTCTCCAATTAATCATACAAACCACCAACTAAAATCGGGTGATGAAATTAATATAGGAGATACAATCATCAAGGTAGAAATAGAATTACCAAAAGTAGAATCTACGCTTCAACTTTCTCCAGAATCTTCAAAGTCGAAAATACCTTCACTCAAAGCTTTGGCCATTAAAGGCATTAGTTGGTCTATTTTGGGTTACGGATTCACTCAGTTGCTTAGATTTGGTTCTAACATAGTTTTAACCCGTTTACTAACACCAAGTCTCTTTGGTCTAATGGGTTTAGTGAACATTATTTATCTTGGTTTAAACCTGTTCTCAGATTTTGGGATTAGGCAAAATATCATTCAAAATCCTAGAGGGCAAGAGCCTACTTTTCTTAATACAGCTTGGACTGTGCAAGTAATTAGAGGTATATGTTTATGGCTCCTTTGTCTAATTGTAGCTGTTCCTGCTGCTAGTTTTTATAACGAACCTAAACTTGTGTGGTTAATTCCCGTAGTCGGTTTTAGTGCTGTTATCGCTGGTTTTAATTCTACTTCCCTGGCACTAATGAATCGCAAATTAGCTATGGGGAAACTTACTCTCTTAGAAATTTTAGTCTACATAGTACAAGTCACGGTTATGATTGTATGGGCTAAAATTTCTCCAACTATTTGGTCTTTAGTGATTGGAGGGTTAGTATCAACTAGTATTAAAATGCTCGTTAGCCATTTTCTCATCCCTAATCAAAGAAATAAATTTGCTTGGGACAAAACAGTTTTAAAGCAAATGTTTCGTTTTGGAACGGGGATTTTCTTATCAACCTTGATTGGATTTATGGCTACTCAAGCTGATAAAATTATTCTAGGAAAACTTTTTTCCGTGGAAATTCTGGGGGTTTATATCGTTGCTTTTACATTAGCTGATATACCCAGGCAAATTATTAGTAGAATTAGTAATTTTGTGATATTCCCTTTAATTTCCAAACAAGCAGATTTACCTCGCAACATTTTGCAAGCCAAAATTTTAAAACCACGTAGAATTTTCTTGATGGTGTCAGCGTTATCATTATCATTAGTCGTTGGATTTGGAGATTTATTTGTCTTGTTTGCTTACGATCGTAGATATCATGAAGCTGCTTGGATGGTCAGAATACTATCTTTAGGATTATGGCATACTCTTTTATATAGAACTAGTGGTGCCACTTTAATAGCTTTAGGTAACAGCTACTATTATGCTATGGGCAGCTTTTTTAGCATGATTCTTATCACTCTGGGTTTACCAATATCACTTCATTTTCAAGGATTGTTAGGGGGAGTTATTTTAATATCTTTTGCAGATTTACCACAATATTTCATCATAAACTACGGACTTTATAAGGAACGTTTAACTTATTTGTCGCAAGATGGTATCTACACAATTTTGTACTTAGCCTTATTATCTTTAACACTAGTTCTGAGAAATATATTTTTAAGTTAAACTATCGTCTATTAAATTTGACCAAATGAGTGTACTAACTTACTTAGCGATGTTTGGTTGGATTCCAGCTATTATATATCTTTTTCAAAGATACCAACCCCAAAAAGCGGTTATTATAGCCTTTATTGCTGCTTGGTTATTTTTACCAAAAGCAAGTTTTCCAGTTATAGGACTTCCAGACTACACTAAAATTTCTGCTACTTGTTACGGTATAGTTTTAGCAACTTTAGCCTTTGATATTCAGCGGTT from Merismopedia glauca CCAP 1448/3 harbors:
- a CDS encoding elongation factor G, with translation MTAKVVNGIRNVAIVGPYLSGKTSLLESILFVTGAITRKGSIKDKNTVADSTPEARDRQMSVEVSAASTEYQGLQFNLIDCPGSVEFAQESLNALIGVDAAIVVCEAVSDRALTLSPLFKFLDDWEIPHLVFINKMDRGSSSFMDMLHALKKVSSRPLIPHEYPIGQGEELVGFIDLVTEQAYHYHPGAPSDPVPMPESLKEQEHAARAEMLEELANFDDHLLEELLEEIEPPQEEIVGDLKMELGADLIVPVFMGVAEQDYGVRTLLNALVKEAPDPATTTERRGLVLHAATPLAQVIKTQYTPQGGKLSLVRVWQGKITDGMTLNGMRIGGIYQLQGQQQHSLNEASAGEIVALGRLDGIKTGDTLTTAGKQLEHELPRAEQLKPVFALAITPEKRNDEVKLSSAIGKMVEEDPSLAWEHHGDTHEVILWGQGEIHLQVALDRLRRKYNLPMTTHLPQVPYKETIRKTASSVHGRYKHQSGGHGQFGDVYLDIQPLPRGEGFNFQETIVGGAVPRQYIPGVETGVKEYLHHGPLGYPVVDVAVTLTNGSYHSVDSSEQAFKNAARLAMQTGMSKCEPTLLEPVCQIEVHAPNEFTSKVLQLLSGRRGQILGYDGQSDWQGWDKVTAYLPQAEMHHFIVELRSLTMGVGFFDWEYDHLQEVPDKLAEKLLATNGNGNNHR
- a CDS encoding oligosaccharide flippase family protein, translated to MRPQVILTIISGELQGKQLIFDETTSYTIGRAKNCNLCFPDNDLHNGISRYHCLLEIDPPHVYIRDLGSTNGTIVNNELLGQGDFEGNPLSDSPINHTNHQLKSGDEINIGDTIIKVEIELPKVESTLQLSPESSKSKIPSLKALAIKGISWSILGYGFTQLLRFGSNIVLTRLLTPSLFGLMGLVNIIYLGLNLFSDFGIRQNIIQNPRGQEPTFLNTAWTVQVIRGICLWLLCLIVAVPAASFYNEPKLVWLIPVVGFSAVIAGFNSTSLALMNRKLAMGKLTLLEILVYIVQVTVMIVWAKISPTIWSLVIGGLVSTSIKMLVSHFLIPNQRNKFAWDKTVLKQMFRFGTGIFLSTLIGFMATQADKIILGKLFSVEILGVYIVAFTLADIPRQIISRISNFVIFPLISKQADLPRNILQAKILKPRRIFLMVSALSLSLVVGFGDLFVLFAYDRRYHEAAWMVRILSLGLWHTLLYRTSGATLIALGNSYYYAMGSFFSMILITLGLPISLHFQGLLGGVILISFADLPQYFIINYGLYKERLTYLSQDGIYTILYLALLSLTLVLRNIFLS